AACTTGAAttgtgattaaataaataacattaacatTGAAAATCCAAATAATAATGCATTAAACACCAACTATCTTGACTAAACCCTCACATCCTAATAATAATTTGCAAGCTATAGCTTACCAGTAATTGCCAATTCGACATTTTCTATGTATTGGCAAATACAGATAAGCAGAGACGTGATAGTGCCGTACTGCCATGGGTTCAAGCTCAGCGAAGACGTAAAGTTTGGTACATGCCATGCGAGAAGACTTTTCAGGGAAACCCCAAGCTTCCATCTCTTCCGGCAAGCAAATTAAGAGCCAGAGGCTGGCCcactcctttttgtttttggttttttcttttcttcttgttcggTGTCTTCGATTTTGGCTAAAAAATACGTCACTCGTGTTCTAGATtcctcctatatatatatatatatatatatatatatatatatatatatatatatatatatatatatatataaaaggtaattgtgattaataaaatgaatatttttcatataaaaaaaatcagtcatgATGACctttacatgaaaataatttgaaaactgataaaaaaagtaaaagttaaatgagattttataaaaattaaaaagaaaattatattataaaaaagaaaggagaaaatgaTCCAAGTTAACACTGACTAGCCTGTCAAACCCATAACTCGAGTTGTAAAACTTGGATAAcccaacataataaaaattaaaaaaataatgatgttagttaaaaaaactatcttaaccaaatagttttaaattattatgtaagatttcaaaatataattttatattatttcaaaatattataaaaaataacaataaaaaaatcaagatcaaatttaatatcaaaacaaattgaatccCCATTTTGCTATTTCAAAAAGAGCTAGACACGGAAAGTCAGAAActaggaaagagaaaaaaaaaaattacaaaaataattaattataagaatattttaattaatcactATCTAAGTACCAAACAACAGGCTCCTTGAACATACTGGATTTTGGTAAATTGTAATATCATTGGTCAGTGATTCATAAGGGAAATAATATGGAGAGTATTTATAGAGTGGGAGGTATGTTTTACCATATTAGAAGAGAATATACGTGAACAGAAGCCTTGATGCAATTCAGCATCCGCAGCTTAACTGTAATCAGAACAAGTGGAGGTTGCAAGCTGAGAAATTCTCTTGTTGAATCAAAACTGTGTaggagtttttttataataagaaatttgagtataattaagttttggatatttaagtattataatcaatatttaatgaatttgttttcttggaatTGGATTTGTCGAAACTCGAAACACATTAATATTTATGCACTCTTTGTCTTGTCATTAGTGGAGAGTCGGTGTCAAAGCATTGGCTACAAAACTATTCACTGACAGGCTGACATCAGTATACTGAAATAGGTTaattttgcaaagaaatatGGATCGATTGAGAGGAGGCCCTATATTCTCACGtgagaaatttaaaagacaagtTGCAATTCTTGAATCTGGAGAGAGCCCACAGAGCAGAAAGTGATCCAATCACATGCAAGCAGCAGGGAGGCCTTGGATAATGCCCAGAGTGAATCTTGTCCTCTCGTATCCCCGCTAGCTTCTCGCCtgtattaatctttttttacaattttcaaCAGCAAAAGTTGATAAGAGCTCTTTCTCTACTACCTGCTATTATCAATTCCTTTCTTGGGGAAAATCCCTCTCAGGATTCCTGTAATTCCATCACAAGTTATTTGGTGTTTGAGTGTGTGTTCTCCGCTAATGGCCACAGTCTCAGCTACTTGTCTCAGGTTCCAGCCTTTGTTTAGCCAGTCAAACAAGAGTAGTCAGGTAACTAAAGCCTTCACAATTCTCTTGCTCATACCTACTAATCTCTTAGAAAAGTTTGCACGTCACAGATAATTACTTCTGTTGTTGCTCCATgatatttgttgaaaaatatgcTTTCTTCAGGATTTTTTTCTGGGAAATTGTTGTCTAGGACAGAAAACTAGCGCTAAAGCAATTCCCAAATTACAAATAGCCATGTCCAGAAATAAATAGATAGCAAATTataccaaaattgaaaaacaaattgagccCATTTTCTTTTAGTAAACACATAACAACAGTTTTAAATTTCTCATCGTAGTACATGGATGGAAGAGTTCCCACTGTTTGATGTTCATTTGTGGTTCTTATTGGTACAGGCAGCAGCAAGTTTAAAGCCTGTGTCAGTGGGTTGGACAAAGAATAATGGCTTCCCTTCTTTGAAGGCCTCTCGATTCCGTGTCTCTTGTGCTGTAATTTCACCCTCCTCTACAATATTGTACATTATACTTGTTGTTTTATTGCTAAATTATCTATAGCTAATCTTAACTTCAAGTAAAACTGAATTTAACCTTTTTAtctctattttcttctttttggagTCCTTCGATCTTGTTTTATTTAGCCTTGTTTTATTAATCCCAACAAGATGTGAAATTAATCGCAATTTACATGATTTGATAGGCAAAGCCAGAGACCGTGGAGAAAGTTATCGAGATTGTGAGGAAACAACTGGCCTTAACTCCGGAGACTGAGCTCACCAACGAATCCAAGTTCGCTGCACTTGGTGCTGACTCTCTTGACACAGTAAGCCATTTTTTGGCTAGCTACTGTTAGGTTCAGTGGTGTCAATTCATGTCATCAAAGCGATTCAAGAATTTACTACTTAATTAAGCAATTTAAAGTGAGGTGCGATCTTATAATGTTATTGCAGGTGGAGATAGTAATGGCATTGGAAGAAGAATTTGATATTAGTGTAGAAGAGGAGAGCTCTCAGAACATTACAACAGTCCGAGAAGCCGCTGACATGATTGATAAACTTGTTCAAAAGAAAGCTGAAGGTGGAAGTTGAGCCCAGGAATCAGTGTATTAGTTTGGCGGGTTTGATCTTGTTAggattttgttgattaatttctATGCCTGGTTAAATTTCCAATTTTCTTGCTTGTTGCAAGGCAGTGAAAGAGTATGTTAAGTTCCGCCGTGTCATATTTTTGTGATGCAAACACATGTTTTGGTCCTTGATAGAGGTGTGATCGCCAGGGATGAAATTTTAGGCCCATAACAAgcaatgggtttttttttttattattattattaatgttggtGTTTTGATCAACTTGTGtatatcttaactaattttacggattttaaaattaataattatataattctttaattgttttaaaagaactcaaactcatgactattaaaaaacaaatccaaagacCTGACCAATTAAATTATCCTTCATGATTGTAATGGATTCTTTCTTCAACCGCTTGATGGGTAATTCGACTTTCTTTAATAGTATTTGGATATGAGAATTGACTCAAAAAGACACGGGTTGTTATAGTCATCatgttaatattgttttattttttaaaaaaaatcttgatattAACTAGGttaagtttggattttatttaattgggaTAACTAAATCGCTAAATATTTAATCCGGATTATACtttaaatctttaatttctCGAATTAACCCATCAGGATAGGTGTAGAGTTTAATGTCTTGTTTACAATTAATCTACAGATCCATATTTGCAATTTGCATGTTAGATGCACTTGCCGCCCTccaatttctctcttctttatctttttccCATGCTTGCAAGCTCAAGTAGCATTTTGACACAGCAAGAGGTTCGTTTAGTGGATATTAGGCTATAATTAAGTGATTAATTACGGGATTGGGGATGACAAGGAGACAATGCGGTGTCGGTGAAAGTGAAATATTAATGATTATAAAGAGTGAATAATAAATTACACTTGGAGCAAGAAATAAGGAGTTCAGTGTTATTTTCAAGgcttttttactatttttactACTCGAACAAAACGGTGTGCCGTGATGCTAACCAAGGTTGTCGAAGGTATGTTTTGAGCAAATTTTACTAGTCAGATAGCCATTTTGGTTAGCCCAACAAGTGTTTTTATCAGGCAAACCAGGCCCATTATCTTCTTGGCTCACCCAACTATTTCCACAGcccttagagtgtgtttgggaTTAGGTGTGGTCAGgtgttattaagtttttttaggtACAATTTCTTAGAACATAAATTACACCTCACTAAAAAGCTAAAGatgcatgtttttattttatcctacTAAAAACCTCAACCACACCTCATCCCACCTCAATcctgaatatataattttaattaagaattacgaagctagtttttttttaaaaaaaaaaaaaactaaaataataaaaatcaaatttgataaaaaaaaaaagatgaaatcataaaataatttaattttaaattttatctcagataaaataaatagcaataaaaaaaggacatgtaaagaaattaaaagagaatggaattgaaaaaaaaattaaacttgataaattattttatataaattaaataataataaaaaagacgatgatcaaatatgaagaaaaaaacaattgaaaatgaaaagagaggagagagaaagaaaaaaaaagtcattagaGGCTCATTGTCCATACACGCCGCTATATAATGAAGGAGCTTCCATGACTATTTCAATGCCATCACGAAAAACAATGTTTGAGCACCGAATGACCTTGCACGTGTTGTCCAAAGGGCGAGGGGGCCACTCGTGTACTTGTTGTCCAAAGGGCGAGGGGGCCACTCGTGTACTTAcgccaacaatttttttaaatggtatttatatttgttaaattactAAATAATCCTTAAGGAACCTGAATATTATAAAAACCTATAAGAAAACGATGAAAATATCCTTTCACAccaattttagggtttttttttttaaaaaaaaaggttttaagatgaaatatatgttttttatcatGCTAGAAATATAAAATCCCAAAAAACTCCAGGATAAAAgctatattttcttatatttgaaGGGTGACattgtaataatatatatatatatatatatatatatatatatatcaaattattatctctagttaatttgttaatgatcaagaaatcttataaaaaaataattttaccccATTAGCGAGGCTGTTAGTTTTTtgtagagaataaaaaaaaacataaatacactatttttaatttatagtgaTTTATGTTTTGGAACACCTTGCATCTACgagctttttttatattttaatttaattttaataataaagcaAGTTAATTGGTAATGGCCTGGTTGATATTGtattagtaattattttttaaagtacttgttgtttaaaaatatatcgaaacacattaatacattaaaaaaattcaaaaaacacaa
The genomic region above belongs to Populus alba chromosome 12, ASM523922v2, whole genome shotgun sequence and contains:
- the LOC118044622 gene encoding acyl carrier protein 4, chloroplastic, encoding MATVSATCLRFQPLFSQSNKSSQAAASLKPVSVGWTKNNGFPSLKASRFRVSCAAKPETVEKVIEIVRKQLALTPETELTNESKFAALGADSLDTVEIVMALEEEFDISVEEESSQNITTVREAADMIDKLVQKKAEGGS